A genomic window from Synechococcus sp. CBW1107 includes:
- a CDS encoding esterase-like activity of phytase family protein: MIPLLPCPLSAGWELVGQAELPTRAADGRRLGGFSAAASDPSDGSLWLLSDREEPELIPIWDLSGLGQRPLRLGERLPLRDAAGEPFPAPLDGEGLVLEGDNLWIVTEERRSADRPAQLLRFDRRSGRLREALLLPQAWRAAPGQGLGSNQGPESLTRLGGSPLTLLLAAERPLLQDRRDQLRLLTHGPGGFRPMGSLRLTLPAPHWGLTELLALPGGGLLGLVRGFEPPASWWTQLLLLPAPGPAGSEQAPLRRWDLLATGLAPDNWEGLALGAPLADGRPTLLLVSDDNFNPLQANRLARLAPRRQPGCSDGSVAALEGGDQGQ, from the coding sequence TTGATCCCCCTGCTGCCCTGCCCGCTCTCAGCCGGCTGGGAGCTGGTGGGCCAGGCGGAGCTGCCCACCAGGGCCGCCGATGGCCGCCGCCTGGGGGGGTTCTCCGCAGCCGCCAGCGATCCGTCCGATGGCAGCCTCTGGCTGCTGAGCGACCGGGAGGAACCCGAGCTGATTCCCATCTGGGACCTCTCCGGCCTGGGCCAGAGACCCCTGCGCCTGGGGGAGCGCCTGCCCCTGCGCGACGCCGCCGGCGAACCCTTCCCAGCCCCCCTCGACGGTGAGGGCCTCGTGCTCGAGGGCGACAACCTCTGGATCGTCACGGAGGAGCGCCGCAGCGCCGATCGCCCGGCCCAGCTGCTGCGCTTCGATCGCCGCAGCGGCCGCCTGCGCGAGGCCCTGCTGCTGCCGCAGGCCTGGAGGGCCGCTCCGGGCCAGGGCCTCGGCAGCAACCAGGGGCCCGAATCGCTCACCCGCCTGGGCGGTTCTCCCCTCACCCTGCTGCTGGCGGCCGAGCGGCCCCTGCTCCAGGACCGACGCGACCAGCTGCGCCTGCTCACGCACGGCCCCGGCGGCTTCCGCCCGATGGGGTCCCTGCGGCTGACGCTGCCGGCCCCCCACTGGGGCCTCACCGAGCTGCTCGCTCTCCCCGGCGGTGGCCTGCTGGGCCTGGTGCGGGGCTTCGAGCCCCCCGCCAGCTGGTGGACCCAGCTCCTGCTGCTGCCCGCCCCGGGTCCGGCCGGATCGGAGCAGGCGCCGCTCCGCCGCTGGGATCTGCTGGCGACCGGTCTGGCCCCCGACAACTGGGAGGGTCTGGCCCTGGGGGCTCCCCTGGCCGACGGTCGTCCCACCCTGCTGCTGGTGAGCGACGACAACTTCAACCCCCTCCAGGCCAACCGCCTGGCCCGGCTGGCCCCGCGCCGGCAGCCCGGCTGCAGCGACGGCTCAGTCGCGGCTCTCGAGGGTGGGGATCAGGGCCAGTGA
- a CDS encoding iron ABC transporter permease produces the protein MTLLAPRPLTRVSPSSRPVLTAVVVVIGVLALLPMAALLRDAALQPALAGGLGLGFDGAEQIRGTLVLVLGEGVCGAVMGTSIGWLTAACRFPGRRWLRIAQLLPLAFPAYLLAASLIDWGSSHGLRIHGLGWAVLLLSLANYSYVFLLSTESFSITGGQLLEASRSLGVGPWQAFRRVALPIALPAIGAGVALSAMEVVNELGAVRLLGVPSLSAGILDRWQVEGDPRGAALLSLIALAIVVVLVAAERSLRQRSRRWNLGHANGEAQAYVLSGWRALLAQVVSALPPVLALAIPLVWVAEGWRHLLEEPLTEQLILAGRSLGLALVATLLTALAALLLAIIRRWSPQLVVRQLSFLAGMGYAVPGSVMALGLMLLGGPWALSPLLLLIWGYGVRFMAVSKQGLDAGLERIPPSIDESATSLGCSWTQVLRRVHLPLLRGPVLVGALMVFVDVVKELPLTLSLRPFDFDTLAVRVFQYASDERVGAAMAPALVIMALGLVASLALIPTLESRD, from the coding sequence GTGACCCTGCTCGCCCCCAGGCCGCTGACCCGCGTCAGCCCCTCCAGCCGGCCCGTCCTCACCGCGGTGGTGGTGGTGATCGGCGTGCTCGCCCTGCTGCCGATGGCGGCCCTGCTGCGGGATGCCGCTCTCCAGCCAGCGCTGGCAGGCGGTCTGGGGCTTGGGTTCGATGGCGCCGAGCAGATCCGCGGCACCCTGGTGCTGGTGCTGGGCGAAGGGGTGTGCGGGGCCGTGATGGGCACCTCCATCGGCTGGCTCACGGCCGCCTGCCGCTTCCCCGGCCGGCGCTGGCTGCGCATCGCCCAGCTGCTGCCGCTCGCCTTTCCGGCCTATCTGCTGGCCGCGAGCCTGATCGACTGGGGCAGCAGCCACGGGCTGCGCATCCATGGTCTGGGCTGGGCGGTGCTGCTGCTGAGCCTGGCCAACTACAGCTATGTGTTTCTGCTGAGCACCGAGAGTTTCTCGATCACAGGCGGCCAGCTGCTGGAGGCCAGCCGCAGCCTGGGGGTGGGACCCTGGCAGGCCTTCCGCCGGGTGGCCCTGCCGATCGCCCTGCCGGCGATCGGTGCCGGGGTGGCCCTGAGCGCCATGGAGGTGGTGAACGAACTGGGGGCGGTGCGGCTGCTCGGCGTTCCCAGCCTCTCGGCGGGCATCCTCGACCGCTGGCAGGTGGAGGGGGATCCCCGCGGCGCGGCGCTGCTGTCGCTGATCGCCCTGGCGATCGTGGTGGTGCTGGTGGCCGCCGAGCGCTCGCTGCGCCAGCGCAGCCGCCGCTGGAATCTGGGCCATGCCAACGGCGAGGCCCAGGCCTATGTGCTCAGCGGCTGGCGTGCGCTGCTGGCCCAGGTGGTGTCGGCGCTGCCGCCCGTGCTGGCGCTGGCGATTCCGCTGGTGTGGGTGGCGGAGGGCTGGCGCCATCTGCTGGAGGAGCCGCTGACGGAGCAGCTGATCCTGGCGGGACGCAGCCTCGGCCTGGCCCTGGTGGCCACCCTGCTCACCGCCCTGGCGGCCCTGCTGCTGGCGATCATCCGCCGCTGGAGCCCCCAGCTGGTGGTGCGCCAGCTCAGTTTTCTGGCGGGAATGGGCTACGCCGTTCCCGGCAGCGTCATGGCCCTGGGGCTGATGCTGCTGGGGGGGCCGTGGGCGCTCAGCCCGCTGCTGCTGCTGATCTGGGGCTATGGGGTGCGCTTCATGGCGGTCTCCAAGCAGGGCCTCGATGCCGGCCTGGAGCGCATCCCCCCCAGCATCGATGAATCGGCCACCAGCCTGGGCTGCAGCTGGACCCAGGTGCTGCGGCGGGTGCACCTGCCGCTGCTGCGCGGGCCGGTGCTGGTGGGGGCGCTGATGGTGTTCGTGGATGTGGTGAAGGAACTGCCGCTGACGCTCTCCCTGCGCCCGTTCGACTTCGACACCCTGGCGGTGCGGGTGTTCCAGTACGCCAGCGATGAGCGGGTGGGGGCGGCGATGGCGCCGGCCCTGGTGATCATGGCCCTGGGACTGGTGGCCTCACTGGCCCTGATCCCCACCCTCGAGAGCCGCGACTGA
- a CDS encoding extracellular solute-binding protein, with protein sequence MTQHRPPRFRSRATALCGALWLALLTGCSQAQKPETSAAGGGGSSDGQEVNVYSGRHYNTDKELYKQFTAKTGIKVNLLEGKDDELIVRLKSEGASSPADVVVLVDAARIQRARQENLFQPIRSAALDRDVPASLRDPDGSWYALTRRARPIMVNPTLVDPASLGTYADLDRPELKGKLCLRNRASVYNQSLVADILAQKGAAATRTWLEGLTANVKTPFFTSDTPMLRALGRGECGVTVANQYYLARMLSSEAKPEDRALAETIKVVFPRPTHVNITAAGVTRHARHPEAATKLIEFLVSPSSGKGYAAANNEYPLQGFGDNPILNSFGSFEPSPVSADQLARGNREASELMVETGWK encoded by the coding sequence ATGACCCAGCATCGCCCCCCCCGGTTCCGCTCCAGGGCGACCGCACTCTGCGGGGCCCTGTGGCTGGCGTTGCTCACCGGCTGCAGCCAGGCTCAGAAGCCGGAGACCAGCGCCGCCGGGGGCGGTGGCTCGAGCGACGGCCAGGAGGTCAATGTCTATTCCGGACGCCACTACAACACCGACAAGGAGCTCTACAAGCAGTTCACGGCCAAGACCGGCATCAAGGTGAACCTGCTCGAGGGCAAGGATGATGAACTGATCGTGCGCCTGAAGAGCGAAGGCGCGAGCAGTCCGGCCGATGTGGTCGTGCTGGTGGATGCCGCCCGCATTCAGCGGGCCCGCCAGGAGAACCTGTTCCAGCCGATCCGTTCCGCGGCTCTCGACCGCGACGTGCCCGCCAGCCTGCGCGACCCGGACGGCAGCTGGTACGCCCTCACCCGCCGGGCCCGGCCGATCATGGTCAATCCGACCCTGGTGGACCCGGCCAGCCTGGGCACCTACGCCGATCTGGACAGGCCGGAGCTGAAGGGCAAGCTCTGCCTGCGCAACCGAGCCAGCGTCTACAACCAGTCGCTGGTGGCCGACATCCTGGCTCAGAAGGGCGCCGCCGCCACCAGAACCTGGCTGGAGGGCCTGACGGCCAACGTGAAGACGCCCTTCTTCACCAGTGACACGCCGATGCTGCGGGCGCTCGGGCGGGGCGAGTGCGGCGTGACGGTGGCCAATCAGTACTACCTGGCCCGCATGCTCTCAAGCGAGGCCAAGCCGGAGGACCGGGCCCTGGCGGAGACGATCAAGGTGGTCTTCCCCAGGCCCACCCATGTGAACATCACCGCCGCCGGTGTCACGCGCCATGCCCGCCATCCGGAAGCGGCCACAAAGCTGATCGAATTTCTGGTGTCGCCCAGCTCCGGCAAGGGCTATGCGGCCGCCAACAACGAATATCCGCTGCAGGGATTCGGTGACAACCCGATCCTGAACAGCTTCGGCAGCTTCGAGCCCTCGCCGGTGAGCGCCGATCAGCTGGCCCGCGGCAACCGGGAAGCCAGCGAGCTGATGGTGGAAACGGGCTGGAAGTGA
- a CDS encoding bifunctional aminoglycoside phosphotransferase/ATP-binding protein, producing MTSATPEPDPSPSPDLPALIRALSSPGAYPEEAWGELPRDQRRVEVIQTHISVVFLTSCRAHKLKKPLRFWGLLDYGSAERRLHWCREEVRLNSRLAPDLYLGVAPVLRLPAGELRFGALGEEHPGGGEHVVVMRRFAAGDTLAARLADGDVSDAELQGLGRRIARFHEQYPLPPELARGADRRFAAVLRNNVRATRRSVPALFPPGVHGLLVSGLALALLRSRGLLRRRLAAGQAVDGHGDLRLEHVLLQPELAVVDGVEFNADLRQVDRASDLAFLVMDLQAAGHGDRVAALLAGYGQAIEPAVLRLFCAYRAHVRAKVEAATSGEEEIPGGQRRAAEGMARRYLSLALAYASHGLRPPALILLHGVSGSGKSHLAARLAPWLLAEHQRSDLIRKHLHGLSPLQRPSPSQRQTLYGPEAHRRTEEALLAAAATGLARGRWVLLDATHLRAASRERARQLARRQGAVPLLLEVRADQALLQQRLEQRGRRDDDPSDADLAVLLEQQRTAEPLSSAERERSLVVQSHADLDESAVLMGLWECWGRTQLPIQ from the coding sequence GTGACATCCGCTACCCCGGAGCCGGACCCGTCACCATCGCCGGACCTGCCCGCCCTGATCCGTGCCCTCTCCTCCCCCGGCGCCTATCCCGAGGAGGCCTGGGGGGAGCTGCCCCGCGATCAGCGCCGGGTGGAGGTGATCCAGACCCACATCAGCGTGGTCTTCCTCACCAGCTGCCGTGCCCACAAGCTCAAGAAGCCGCTGCGCTTCTGGGGGCTGCTCGATTACGGCAGTGCCGAGCGGCGGTTGCACTGGTGCCGCGAGGAGGTGCGCCTCAACAGCCGCCTGGCTCCCGATCTCTATCTCGGCGTGGCGCCCGTGCTGCGGCTGCCGGCCGGTGAGCTGCGGTTCGGGGCCCTGGGTGAGGAGCATCCCGGCGGAGGCGAGCATGTGGTGGTCATGCGCCGCTTCGCCGCCGGCGACACCCTCGCGGCCCGCCTGGCGGACGGCGATGTCAGCGACGCCGAGCTCCAGGGGCTGGGTCGGCGCATCGCCCGCTTTCACGAGCAGTACCCCCTGCCGCCGGAGCTGGCCCGCGGCGCCGATCGTCGCTTCGCGGCGGTGCTGCGCAACAACGTGCGCGCCACTCGGCGGTCGGTGCCGGCCCTGTTTCCTCCAGGGGTGCATGGGCTGCTGGTGAGCGGCCTGGCCCTGGCCCTGCTGCGCAGCCGTGGCCTTCTGCGCCGCCGCCTGGCGGCCGGGCAGGCGGTGGATGGACACGGTGATCTGCGCCTCGAGCACGTGCTGCTGCAGCCGGAGCTGGCGGTGGTGGATGGCGTGGAGTTCAATGCCGATCTGCGCCAGGTGGATCGCGCGTCGGATCTGGCCTTCCTGGTGATGGACCTGCAGGCGGCGGGTCACGGCGATCGCGTGGCCGCCCTCCTGGCCGGCTACGGACAGGCCATCGAGCCGGCCGTGCTCCGGCTCTTCTGCGCCTACCGCGCCCATGTGCGGGCCAAGGTGGAAGCAGCCACCAGCGGCGAGGAGGAGATCCCCGGCGGCCAGCGCCGGGCCGCCGAGGGGATGGCGCGGCGCTATCTCAGCCTGGCCCTGGCCTATGCCAGCCATGGTCTGAGGCCGCCGGCGCTGATCCTGCTCCATGGCGTGTCCGGCAGCGGCAAGAGCCACCTGGCTGCCCGCCTGGCCCCCTGGCTGCTGGCGGAGCACCAGCGCAGCGATCTGATCCGCAAGCACCTCCATGGCCTCAGCCCCCTGCAGCGCCCCTCACCCAGCCAGCGCCAGACGCTCTACGGCCCCGAGGCCCACCGGCGCACGGAGGAGGCCCTGCTCGCCGCCGCCGCCACCGGCCTGGCCCGGGGTCGCTGGGTGCTGCTCGATGCCACCCACCTCAGGGCCGCCAGCCGCGAGCGGGCCCGGCAGCTGGCCCGGCGGCAGGGGGCGGTGCCCCTGCTGCTGGAGGTGCGGGCCGATCAGGCCCTGCTGCAGCAGCGGCTGGAGCAGCGCGGCCGCCGCGATGACGACCCCAGTGATGCCGACCTGGCGGTCCTGCTGGAGCAGCAGCGCACGGCCGAACCGCTCAGCTCCGCCGAGCGGGAGCGCAGCCTGGTGGTGCAGTCCCACGCCGACCTCGACGAGTCGGCCGTGCTGATGGGGTTGTGGGAGTGCTGGGGCCGGACTCAGCTGCCGATCCAGTGA
- a CDS encoding secondary thiamine-phosphate synthase enzyme YjbQ, whose protein sequence is MLRQHLDRLELTTAGEGFHDLTDRLGRGLTATGLQLGVMHLSVLHTSCSLTINENADPRVLQDLAAYLQALVPEEGVRPISGRGPLRPWVHDDEGADDMPAHIRTALTASSLSVSFAGGRLLLGTWQAIYLWEHRRRPHRRQLCAHWIGS, encoded by the coding sequence ATGCTGCGACAGCACCTCGACCGGCTTGAGCTGACCACCGCCGGGGAGGGCTTCCACGATCTGACGGACCGGCTCGGACGAGGCCTGACGGCCACCGGTCTGCAGCTGGGGGTGATGCATCTGAGCGTTCTGCACACGAGCTGCAGCCTCACCATCAATGAGAACGCCGATCCGCGGGTGCTGCAGGATCTCGCCGCCTATCTGCAGGCCCTGGTGCCTGAGGAGGGCGTGCGTCCCATCAGCGGCAGAGGCCCGCTGCGCCCCTGGGTCCACGACGACGAAGGGGCCGATGACATGCCGGCCCACATCCGCACCGCCCTCACCGCCAGCAGCCTCAGCGTCTCCTTTGCGGGGGGACGGCTGCTGCTCGGCACCTGGCAGGCGATCTACCTGTGGGAACACCGTCGCAGGCCCCACCGGCGTCAGCTCTGCGCTCACTGGATCGGCAGCTGA
- a CDS encoding response regulator transcription factor, whose amino-acid sequence MNSSGFLERSAQSRQEVMALLQSRSLMVASGRRLVISLLTGVVGDRCQWFGSATSEGEALELLSERQPHLLFVTHPLRPGSGLELVRRAKSLHPKLRCLLLLEEESPPQVRAALEARCDGICADRGVGFGHLVSATRAVLGGGFYMEPQLRDLLALARRASPDPAGPGLSARELEVLELVVRGYQNPQIAGRLHLSVETVRSHLKSAFQKLGASGRTQAAVKAVCQGLVSWHLDELP is encoded by the coding sequence GTGAACTCAAGTGGATTCCTGGAGCGTTCGGCGCAGTCGCGCCAGGAGGTGATGGCCCTGCTGCAGAGCAGAAGCCTGATGGTGGCCAGCGGCCGCAGGCTGGTGATCTCCCTGCTCACCGGGGTGGTCGGGGATCGCTGCCAGTGGTTCGGCTCAGCCACCAGCGAGGGCGAGGCCCTGGAGCTGCTGAGCGAGCGTCAGCCGCACCTCCTGTTCGTGACCCACCCTCTGCGTCCCGGCAGTGGTCTTGAGCTGGTGCGGCGAGCCAAGAGCCTGCATCCGAAGCTGCGCTGCCTGCTGCTGCTGGAGGAGGAATCCCCGCCCCAGGTGCGCGCGGCCCTGGAAGCCCGCTGTGACGGCATCTGCGCCGATCGCGGCGTGGGCTTCGGCCATCTCGTCTCGGCCACCCGGGCGGTGCTCGGCGGCGGCTTCTACATGGAGCCCCAGCTGAGGGATCTGCTCGCCCTGGCCCGCCGCGCCAGCCCCGATCCGGCGGGGCCAGGCCTGAGCGCGCGGGAACTCGAGGTGCTGGAACTGGTGGTGCGGGGCTATCAGAACCCCCAGATCGCCGGCCGGTTGCACCTGTCGGTGGAAACGGTGCGCAGCCACCTCAAATCAGCGTTTCAGAAGCTGGGGGCCAGCGGACGGACCCAGGCGGCGGTGAAGGCGGTGTGCCAGGGGCTGGTGAGCTGGCATCTCGATGAGCTGCCCTGA
- a CDS encoding DUF2721 domain-containing protein gives MLLAEIFTSSAPSEESAVAGLSKAIQLSVAPVFLLTGITGLLGMFTTRLARVIDRSRLIQEAMERSDLAQAKRLRGALEVQRRRTFLINRAILFTTFTALLVSGVVAVMFISAVAALDLAAIVVPVFVLAMASLIVGLLLFLLEVQLAIRQNPRRYY, from the coding sequence ATGCTCCTGGCCGAGATCTTCACCAGCTCCGCTCCCAGCGAGGAGTCGGCCGTCGCGGGCCTCTCCAAGGCGATCCAGCTCTCGGTGGCGCCGGTGTTCCTGCTCACGGGCATCACCGGACTGCTGGGGATGTTCACCACGCGGCTGGCGCGGGTCATCGACCGCAGCCGCCTGATCCAGGAGGCGATGGAGCGCAGTGATCTGGCCCAGGCCAAGCGCCTGCGGGGAGCCCTGGAGGTGCAGCGCCGCCGCACGTTCCTGATCAACCGCGCCATCCTCTTCACCACCTTCACCGCCCTGCTGGTGTCGGGGGTGGTGGCGGTGATGTTCATCAGTGCCGTGGCCGCGCTGGATCTGGCGGCGATCGTCGTGCCGGTGTTCGTGCTGGCGATGGCCTCACTGATCGTGGGACTGCTGCTGTTCCTGCTGGAAGTGCAGCTGGCCATCCGCCAGAACCCCCGCCGTTATTACTGA
- a CDS encoding OsmC family protein has translation MTTILCHYEGDLRCSASHGPSGSALSTDAPTDNQGLGERFSPTDLVATALATCILTIMGLVAERHTIALQGCTARVEKTMTTGGVRQIERLTVWVALPAGLAPDQIRLLQRAAEGCPVKRSLEGSVAMELHWQTLAATDA, from the coding sequence ATGACCACGATCCTCTGCCACTACGAGGGTGACCTGCGCTGCAGCGCCAGCCATGGTCCATCGGGCTCCGCGCTCAGCACCGACGCCCCCACCGACAACCAGGGTCTGGGGGAGCGGTTCTCGCCCACCGACCTGGTGGCCACCGCCCTGGCCACCTGCATCCTGACGATCATGGGCCTCGTGGCTGAGCGCCACACCATCGCGCTCCAGGGCTGCACCGCCCGGGTCGAGAAGACCATGACCACCGGTGGCGTGCGCCAGATCGAGCGGCTCACGGTCTGGGTGGCCCTTCCGGCCGGTCTCGCGCCGGACCAGATCCGTCTGCTGCAGCGTGCCGCCGAAGGCTGCCCGGTGAAGCGCAGTCTCGAGGGCTCGGTCGCCATGGAGCTGCACTGGCAGACGCTGGCGGCAACGGACGCCTGA
- a CDS encoding carboxypeptidase M32 produces MPQTGQALERLREHLHQTRLLGSISSALYYDQNTVMPAAGADWRGQQLALLAGQLHERQSSEHYADLVAAAEAELDAAAPARTRRNLQLLRQELERQRSLDPQLVACLARAQSRGNAVWQEARRSNAFAVFAPALVELLQLRREQAAQLAPIEPAGRSPWEILAQPFEPDVSKARLVELFAPLSAGIPPLLERVLASSPAAAASPSPSARAIPETQQESLCSELLESWGYDPTRCQRSRSAHPFSCTLGPADYRITTRVVPDQPFSAFLATAHEWGHSLYEQGLPRSDDHYFPWPLGEATSMGVHESQSLFWECRVARSQAFAARWHPRFCGALGHDPWGGSHGFWRGLNPMRPGLIRVEADELTYCLHIVLRFELELALVEQELPVEELPELWNRRMAELLGLRPQRDAEGCLQDIHWAEGLFGYFPSYALGHLISAQLAETMERQLGPIESAVGDARERQLQHWLGENVWPLGRSVNGEELVARVSGAPLSAGPFLRYLEGKVDRLLEST; encoded by the coding sequence ATGCCCCAGACGGGTCAGGCCCTCGAGCGCCTGCGTGAGCACCTCCACCAGACCCGGCTGCTCGGTTCGATCAGCAGCGCGCTGTATTACGACCAGAACACGGTGATGCCGGCGGCCGGTGCCGACTGGCGCGGCCAGCAGCTGGCCCTGCTGGCGGGCCAGCTGCACGAGCGCCAGAGCAGCGAGCACTACGCGGATCTGGTGGCGGCGGCCGAAGCCGAACTGGATGCGGCCGCCCCCGCGCGCACGCGGCGGAATCTGCAGCTGCTGCGCCAGGAGCTGGAGCGGCAACGCAGCCTGGATCCCCAGCTGGTGGCCTGCCTGGCCAGGGCCCAGTCCCGGGGCAATGCCGTCTGGCAGGAGGCGCGGCGCAGCAACGCGTTCGCCGTCTTCGCGCCCGCACTGGTGGAGTTGCTGCAGCTGCGGCGTGAGCAGGCCGCTCAGCTGGCGCCGATCGAACCGGCCGGCCGCAGTCCTTGGGAGATCCTCGCCCAGCCCTTCGAGCCCGACGTCAGCAAGGCTCGTCTTGTGGAGCTGTTCGCCCCCCTGAGCGCAGGGATCCCGCCCCTGCTGGAGCGGGTGCTGGCTTCATCCCCTGCGGCGGCGGCCAGCCCCTCGCCCAGCGCCAGGGCCATTCCGGAGACGCAGCAGGAGAGCCTCTGCTCCGAACTGCTCGAGAGCTGGGGCTACGACCCCACCCGCTGCCAGCGCTCGCGCTCGGCCCATCCCTTCTCCTGCACCCTCGGCCCGGCCGACTACCGCATCACCACGCGGGTGGTGCCCGATCAACCCTTCTCCGCCTTCCTGGCCACCGCCCATGAATGGGGCCACTCCCTCTATGAGCAGGGCCTCCCCCGCAGCGATGACCACTACTTCCCCTGGCCCCTCGGCGAAGCCACCTCGATGGGAGTCCATGAGTCGCAATCGTTGTTCTGGGAGTGCCGGGTGGCGCGCAGCCAGGCCTTCGCCGCCCGCTGGCATCCCCGCTTCTGCGGGGCCCTGGGCCATGATCCCTGGGGTGGCAGCCATGGCTTCTGGCGAGGGCTCAATCCGATGCGGCCCGGCCTGATCCGGGTGGAGGCCGACGAGCTCACCTACTGCCTCCACATCGTTTTGCGCTTCGAGCTGGAACTGGCCCTGGTGGAGCAGGAGCTGCCGGTGGAGGAGCTGCCCGAGCTCTGGAACCGGCGCATGGCTGAACTGCTGGGCCTCAGGCCCCAGCGGGATGCCGAGGGTTGCCTGCAGGACATCCACTGGGCCGAAGGTCTCTTCGGCTACTTCCCTTCCTATGCCCTCGGCCATCTGATCAGTGCCCAGCTGGCCGAGACCATGGAGCGGCAACTCGGGCCGATCGAGTCGGCGGTGGGCGACGCCCGGGAACGTCAGCTTCAGCACTGGCTGGGCGAGAACGTCTGGCCCCTGGGCCGCTCCGTCAACGGGGAGGAGCTCGTGGCCCGGGTCAGCGGAGCGCCCCTCAGCGCCGGCCCGTTCCTGCGCTACCTCGAAGGCAAGGTCGATCGGCTGCTGGAGTCCACCTGA
- a CDS encoding inorganic diphosphatase has translation MANIDHAPSRTMLNLLHVLPAFADEAELRLNAIVELNSMTINKYELITETGHLKLDRVGYSSLSYPFAYGCIPRTWDEDGDPLDIEIVGVTEPLVPGSLVEARIIGIMTFDDGGEVDDKVIAVLADDKRMDHITSYEQLGDHWLKETQYYWEHYKDLKKPGTCKVNGFLNTQEAVRIIKECEARYLETIDAKLVN, from the coding sequence ATGGCGAACATCGACCACGCCCCCAGCCGCACCATGCTCAACCTGCTGCATGTGCTGCCGGCGTTCGCCGATGAGGCTGAACTGAGGCTGAATGCGATCGTCGAGCTCAACTCGATGACGATCAACAAGTACGAGCTGATCACCGAAACCGGGCATCTCAAGCTCGACCGGGTGGGCTACTCCTCGCTCTCCTACCCCTTCGCCTACGGCTGCATCCCCCGCACCTGGGACGAGGACGGCGATCCGCTCGACATCGAGATCGTCGGTGTGACCGAACCGCTGGTGCCCGGCAGCCTCGTGGAGGCCCGCATCATCGGCATCATGACCTTCGATGACGGCGGCGAAGTGGACGACAAGGTGATCGCCGTGCTGGCCGATGACAAGCGCATGGATCACATCACCAGCTACGAGCAGCTGGGCGACCACTGGCTCAAGGAAACCCAGTACTACTGGGAGCACTACAAGGATCTGAAGAAGCCCGGCACCTGCAAGGTCAACGGGTTTCTCAACACCCAGGAGGCGGTGCGGATCATCAAGGAGTGCGAAGCCCGCTACCTCGAGACGATTGACGCCAAACTGGTGAACTGA
- a CDS encoding L,D-transpeptidase codes for MRSNHSRLLQAPAAALAAGLLTGLAGFGAAASSPALASGSGILTPTAPIPSAPATTPPATSAPAPAPPAVGSPAAVLQADPAPAAETPSTPAAPAAPQAAPVTNSRILLALGKREIRLERDGKVYGPWPVAIGDPATPTPVGTFSVINKVTNPQYVSTKSGQKKGVIGPNGPLGDRWIGFKTKGANQFGIHGTPNAWSWTVSSRSAVTNGCVRMFHDHVRKLFEMVEVGTPVVVVK; via the coding sequence ATGCGCTCCAACCACTCCCGTCTGCTGCAGGCCCCGGCCGCCGCACTCGCTGCAGGCCTGCTCACCGGTCTGGCCGGCTTCGGTGCCGCCGCGTCGTCGCCGGCTCTGGCCAGTGGCAGCGGCATCCTCACCCCCACCGCCCCGATCCCCAGCGCTCCGGCGACCACCCCGCCGGCCACCTCCGCTCCGGCACCCGCTCCTCCGGCGGTCGGCAGTCCGGCCGCGGTGCTCCAGGCCGACCCCGCCCCCGCGGCTGAGACACCGTCCACTCCAGCGGCTCCGGCGGCTCCCCAGGCGGCTCCCGTGACCAACTCCAGGATCCTGCTGGCCCTGGGCAAGCGCGAGATCCGTCTGGAGCGGGATGGCAAGGTCTACGGGCCCTGGCCGGTGGCGATCGGTGATCCCGCGACACCCACACCTGTGGGCACCTTCAGCGTGATCAACAAGGTCACCAACCCCCAGTACGTGAGCACCAAGTCCGGGCAGAAGAAGGGCGTGATCGGCCCGAATGGCCCGCTTGGCGACCGCTGGATCGGCTTCAAGACCAAGGGAGCCAATCAGTTCGGCATCCACGGCACCCCCAACGCCTGGTCCTGGACCGTGAGTTCCCGCTCAGCCGTCACCAACGGCTGCGTGCGCATGTTCCACGACCATGTGCGCAAGCTGTTCGAAATGGTGGAGGTGGGAACGCCCGTGGTCGTGGTGAAGTGA